From the Billgrantia sulfidoxydans genome, one window contains:
- a CDS encoding methyltransferase yields the protein MPKLPDSSTELRFSRLTSLLAEWQPLWRPAPFMHRRLPWGEAYRELAERLLGLDDRQVARLQADPWQDSPLRDWLPVEELAERVRLAPLAAGDVSLPPAWGQHVSGRKWQQVEAFARHLRLSPQDRLLDWCAGKGHLARALARRHDVAVTALEWQATLCQEGRRLATIQRASVHMQQQDVMAAEAGRHFSPRTHVVALHACGDLHLRLLELAAAAGSSVSLAPCCYHRTREETYRPVSQRGRALSRDDALRLTRDDLALAVQETVTAPRGVRRRREQASAWRLGFDELQRELRGDDRYLPVPSLAYGRFPERFDDFCRWAAAQKGLTLPASLDPAPFERAGWQRQAEVKRLELVRHLFRRPLEIWLILDRLSLMEEAGYTVRIGTFCSPDLTPRNLLIFARKA from the coding sequence ATGCCGAAGCTTCCCGACTCGAGTACTGAACTGCGCTTCTCCCGCCTCACCTCGTTGCTGGCCGAATGGCAGCCGCTGTGGCGCCCGGCGCCGTTCATGCACCGCCGGCTGCCCTGGGGGGAGGCCTACCGCGAGCTGGCCGAGCGATTGCTGGGGCTGGACGATCGCCAGGTGGCGCGCCTGCAGGCGGACCCGTGGCAGGATTCGCCGCTGCGTGACTGGCTACCGGTCGAGGAGCTGGCCGAGCGGGTGCGTCTGGCGCCGCTGGCTGCCGGTGACGTGTCGTTGCCGCCAGCCTGGGGGCAGCACGTGAGTGGCCGCAAATGGCAGCAGGTCGAGGCCTTCGCGCGCCATCTACGGCTGTCGCCTCAAGACAGGCTGCTGGACTGGTGCGCCGGCAAGGGGCACCTGGCCCGCGCCCTGGCCCGTCGTCACGATGTCGCCGTCACCGCCCTGGAGTGGCAGGCGACGCTGTGCCAGGAGGGGCGTCGCCTGGCGACGATACAGCGAGCTTCGGTGCACATGCAGCAGCAGGACGTGATGGCGGCGGAGGCCGGGCGCCATTTCTCCCCCCGGACTCACGTCGTCGCCCTGCATGCGTGTGGCGACCTGCACCTGCGGCTGCTCGAGCTGGCCGCGGCTGCGGGCAGTTCGGTCAGCCTGGCGCCGTGCTGCTACCACCGTACCCGGGAGGAGACGTATCGACCCGTATCGCAGCGCGGCCGTGCGCTGTCCCGCGATGACGCCCTGCGGCTGACGCGCGACGACCTGGCGCTGGCGGTGCAGGAAACGGTCACCGCACCGCGCGGGGTGCGCCGTCGCCGCGAGCAGGCCAGTGCCTGGCGGCTGGGGTTCGACGAGCTGCAGCGCGAGTTGCGCGGCGATGACCGCTACCTGCCGGTGCCCAGCCTGGCCTACGGCCGCTTTCCCGAGCGCTTCGACGACTTCTGTCGCTGGGCGGCGGCACAGAAGGGGCTGACGCTGCCCGCTTCGCTCGATCCGGCGCCCTTCGAGCGTGCCGGCTGGCAGCGCCAGGCCGAGGTGAAGCGGCTGGAGCTGGTGCGCCATCTGTTCCGCCGGCCGCTGGAGATATGGCTGATACTGGATCGACTCTCGCTGATGGAAGAGGCGGGCTACACGGTACGGATCGGGACGTTCTGCAGCCCGGATCTGACGCCGCGAAATCTGTTAATTTTCGCCAGGAAGGCCTAA
- a CDS encoding GFA family protein, giving the protein MHLQGSCHCGAVTFELESPHPYPYQRCYCSICRKTAGGGGYAINLGGRYDTLRVAGEEAVSIYHALIDGQPSSGERHFCSRCGSALWVFDPSWPALVHPFASAIDTPLPVPPERVHLLLDSKANWVEPEVRPRDACFDRYPEESLAEWHERLGLAR; this is encoded by the coding sequence ATGCACCTGCAAGGGTCCTGTCACTGCGGAGCGGTAACGTTCGAGCTCGAGTCGCCACACCCGTATCCCTACCAGCGCTGCTACTGCTCGATCTGTCGCAAGACCGCGGGAGGCGGCGGTTATGCCATCAATCTCGGTGGCAGGTACGACACGCTACGGGTAGCGGGGGAGGAGGCGGTCTCGATCTATCATGCGCTGATCGATGGTCAGCCGAGCTCTGGTGAGCGGCACTTCTGTTCCCGCTGCGGCAGTGCCCTATGGGTCTTCGATCCGAGCTGGCCGGCGCTGGTGCATCCTTTCGCCTCGGCCATCGATACGCCTTTGCCGGTACCGCCCGAACGGGTCCACCTGCTGCTGGACAGCAAGGCCAACTGGGTGGAGCCGGAAGTGAGGCCGCGCGACGCGTGTTTCGACCGCTACCCGGAAGAGAGCCTGGCGGAATGGCACGAGCGCCTGGGGCTTGCCAGGTAG
- a CDS encoding SDR family NAD(P)-dependent oxidoreductase → MSRRSPLSRADTPPSVLVTGGSSGIGHAAAHALAQRGWRVFTTARREEDLARLRAEGLDALPLELASSESIERCVTQLLEHTGGRLDALFNNAAYGQPGAVEDLSRAVLRAQLEANLLGTHELTTRIIPVMREQGGGRIVQNSSVLGFAALPYRGAYVCSKFALEGLTDTLRQELYGSGIHVSLIEPGPIASRFRENAYRAFKANIDAEHSVHHETYRAVEARLAGSKGSSGGAFTLGPDAVVDKLIHALESRRPKPRYHVTLPTHLFGVLKRLLSTRGMDRVLLASTRDERRP, encoded by the coding sequence ATGAGTCGCCGCTCCCCACTTTCCCGCGCTGATACGCCACCCAGCGTGCTGGTGACCGGCGGCTCCAGCGGCATCGGCCATGCCGCGGCGCACGCCCTGGCGCAGCGCGGCTGGCGCGTCTTCACCACCGCCCGCCGCGAGGAGGATCTCGCACGGCTTCGGGCGGAAGGGCTCGACGCCCTGCCCCTGGAGCTGGCCTCCAGCGAATCGATCGAACGCTGCGTTACGCAGCTGCTGGAACACACCGGCGGGCGGCTCGACGCCCTGTTCAACAACGCCGCCTACGGCCAACCGGGCGCGGTGGAGGATCTCTCCCGGGCGGTGCTGCGCGCCCAGTTGGAGGCCAACCTGCTCGGCACGCATGAACTCACCACGCGGATCATTCCGGTGATGCGCGAGCAGGGCGGTGGGCGCATCGTGCAGAACAGCTCGGTGCTCGGCTTTGCCGCCTTGCCCTATCGTGGCGCCTACGTATGCTCCAAGTTCGCCCTGGAGGGCTTGACCGACACCCTGCGCCAGGAGCTCTACGGCAGCGGCATCCACGTCAGCCTGATCGAGCCCGGCCCCATCGCCAGCCGCTTCCGCGAGAACGCCTATCGCGCCTTCAAGGCCAACATCGATGCCGAACACAGCGTCCACCACGAGACCTATCGCGCCGTGGAGGCCCGGCTGGCGGGCAGCAAGGGCTCATCCGGCGGCGCCTTCACCCTGGGTCCCGACGCCGTGGTCGACAAGCTGATCCACGCCCTGGAGAGCCGGCGCCCCAAACCGCGCTATCATGTGACCCTGCCCACCCACCTGTTCGGCGTGCTGAAGCGCCTGCTCTCCACGCGCGGCATGGACCGGGTGCTGCTGGCCTCGACGCGTGACGAACGCCGACCCTAG
- a CDS encoding Nramp family divalent metal transporter → MTGKQQEQDAHFRERVPDPPQGRKRLKWYGPGLLWMLSAVGTGSILFTPRVASAYEYQLLWILLVVVLFMWVMIREMARYSIVTGRTMLEGMHTLSGPRNWAVWVIFVPQLLAASIGIAGLAAVVGSALGETLPGANTLYAMAMVVASTLFTATGRYSLIETFSRVMALALMVMAIVTAAIVFPGVAPLAEGLTPGWPENPDLYVILPWVGTILAGSMGIVWFGYWTATRGFGGGLQSREPDDEQPDDSREELDRTGPKPHEVRVAHARGWIRTMTVTAALGVVGGLVVIFSFLVLGAELLAPEGIMPEGPEVAVDLTSIFSEVWGELGRYVLLAAIVIALGGSVLANQDGWGRSFADMTLIVTRARRESDEPGLLLKGLNALDRRLPWPMFERRWLKRLYIVGVTGIVPLLILLAFSDPVQVMSVSGIIAAAHTPFIALAALYVNRTRLPRQLRPGMAATATMTVAGLFYLGFAVLYLLNMAGLLNG, encoded by the coding sequence GTGACAGGGAAGCAACAGGAGCAGGACGCTCATTTTCGCGAGCGGGTCCCCGACCCGCCGCAAGGCAGAAAGCGCCTCAAGTGGTATGGTCCCGGTCTGCTGTGGATGCTCTCCGCCGTGGGGACCGGTTCGATCCTCTTCACCCCTCGCGTGGCCTCCGCCTACGAGTATCAGCTGCTCTGGATACTGCTCGTGGTGGTGCTGTTCATGTGGGTCATGATCCGCGAGATGGCGCGCTACTCCATCGTCACCGGCCGGACCATGCTGGAGGGCATGCACACCCTGAGCGGGCCGAGGAACTGGGCCGTGTGGGTGATCTTCGTGCCGCAATTGCTGGCGGCGTCGATCGGCATCGCCGGACTCGCCGCCGTCGTCGGCAGTGCCCTCGGCGAAACCCTGCCCGGCGCCAACACGCTCTATGCCATGGCCATGGTGGTGGCTTCCACCCTGTTCACCGCCACCGGGCGCTACTCGCTGATCGAGACCTTCAGCCGCGTGATGGCCCTGGCGCTGATGGTGATGGCCATCGTCACGGCGGCCATCGTCTTCCCCGGGGTGGCGCCGCTCGCCGAGGGTCTCACCCCCGGCTGGCCGGAGAATCCCGACCTCTACGTGATTCTGCCCTGGGTGGGCACCATTCTCGCCGGCTCCATGGGCATCGTCTGGTTCGGCTATTGGACCGCCACCCGCGGCTTCGGCGGCGGCCTGCAGAGCCGCGAGCCCGACGACGAGCAGCCCGACGACTCGCGCGAGGAGCTGGACAGGACAGGCCCCAAGCCGCATGAAGTGCGGGTCGCCCATGCCCGCGGCTGGATTCGCACCATGACCGTGACCGCGGCCCTCGGCGTGGTCGGCGGGCTGGTGGTGATCTTCTCGTTCCTCGTGCTCGGCGCCGAACTACTGGCCCCTGAGGGCATCATGCCCGAGGGGCCGGAGGTCGCGGTGGACCTGACCAGCATCTTCTCGGAGGTGTGGGGCGAGCTCGGCCGCTACGTGCTGCTCGCCGCCATCGTCATCGCCCTGGGCGGCAGCGTGCTGGCCAACCAGGACGGCTGGGGTCGCAGCTTCGCCGACATGACCCTGATCGTGACCCGGGCCCGCCGTGAGTCCGATGAACCGGGCCTGCTGCTGAAGGGCCTGAATGCCCTCGACCGGCGCCTGCCCTGGCCCATGTTCGAGCGGCGCTGGCTCAAGCGGCTCTACATCGTCGGCGTGACCGGCATCGTGCCGCTGCTCATTCTGTTGGCGTTCTCCGATCCGGTGCAGGTGATGTCGGTTTCAGGCATCATTGCGGCAGCCCATACGCCCTTCATTGCCCTGGCGGCGCTCTACGTCAACCGCACCCGCCTGCCCAGGCAGCTGCGGCCGGGCATGGCGGCCACCGCCACGATGACGGTTGCCGGCCTGTTCTATCTCGGCTTTGCGGTGCTCTACCTGTTGAACATGGCGGGCCTGCTGAATGGCTGA
- a CDS encoding sensor domain-containing diguanylate cyclase — MNEGNSTASSDDDLGCLLHALPLPVLVVQARQDWRLRYANGAARHYFDLVGEIGSRSLLPLLGDADRRSLETALAQPELAAPRVPCQGVEGKAPFEAMLRRATWQGQAAWQLTLVTLAPRAGPGNEPFFQQMFNTNPAIKLLIDPLDGRIVDANASAVAFYGYSLDALRQLKITDINCMGPEEVRAGMARAESCQQLFFEYRHRLAGGEIRDVHVYSGPVCLSGREYLHSIIVDVTDEKRYCAQLEKYNELFHNLPVGVYRHTADPAGHFTAANPAMLRIFEADSRQALFTAPVTAFYDCPTQIHRFLVDLERDGAVIRRPLRLRTLKGRLIHAEVTAYRQVAADGAVEYSGIVEDVTERYAAQVNQERLTHLLDASPDIVSIADAEHRVVYLNKAGRELLGILPEALSEALAAVHPLWARRLIQEKGIPYAIEHGHWYAETAVLGRGGEIPVSQLIVTRRDENGDIESIATIMRDISQAKRYQAELEYHAGHDPLTGAVNRNRFIDLLARERQEARRNGRALSLVMFDIDHFKRVNDSFGHSVGDMVLGRLVHTCSALLREVDVLARWGGEEFMLLLPGTPLAGAVTLAERLRLAVEEEDFSPVPGITSSFGVAELSPDEPESQCYKRLDEALYRAKAGGRNRVCVADLLDDLSEKCGVR; from the coding sequence GTGAACGAAGGTAACTCGACGGCGTCCTCCGACGACGATCTGGGCTGTCTGCTGCACGCTTTGCCCCTGCCGGTTCTGGTGGTTCAAGCCAGGCAGGACTGGCGGCTGCGATACGCCAATGGGGCTGCCCGCCACTATTTCGATCTTGTCGGCGAGATCGGGAGCCGCTCACTGCTGCCCCTGCTGGGTGACGCCGACCGGCGCTCGCTCGAGACAGCCCTGGCACAGCCGGAACTCGCGGCACCCCGCGTCCCCTGCCAGGGCGTCGAGGGCAAGGCACCCTTCGAGGCAATGCTGCGCCGCGCCACGTGGCAGGGGCAGGCGGCGTGGCAGCTGACGCTGGTAACGCTAGCCCCGCGCGCCGGGCCGGGCAACGAGCCCTTCTTTCAGCAGATGTTCAACACCAACCCGGCGATCAAGCTGCTGATCGACCCCCTCGATGGCCGCATCGTCGACGCCAATGCGTCCGCCGTGGCGTTCTACGGCTACTCCCTCGATGCTCTCAGGCAGCTCAAGATCACGGATATCAACTGCATGGGCCCCGAGGAGGTCCGGGCCGGCATGGCCAGAGCGGAATCCTGCCAGCAGCTCTTCTTCGAGTACCGCCATCGTCTGGCCGGCGGTGAGATCCGCGACGTCCACGTCTACTCGGGGCCGGTATGCCTGAGCGGCCGTGAATACCTGCACTCGATCATCGTCGACGTCACCGACGAAAAGCGATACTGCGCCCAGCTGGAGAAGTACAACGAGCTGTTCCACAACCTGCCGGTGGGGGTCTATCGTCACACGGCGGATCCGGCGGGGCACTTCACTGCCGCCAATCCCGCCATGCTGCGCATCTTCGAAGCGGATTCGCGTCAGGCGCTCTTCACCGCACCGGTCACCGCATTCTACGACTGCCCTACGCAGATCCACCGCTTCCTGGTGGATCTGGAGCGCGACGGCGCCGTGATTCGCCGCCCGCTGCGGTTGCGCACCCTCAAGGGGCGTCTCATTCATGCCGAGGTCACTGCCTACCGCCAGGTCGCCGCGGACGGCGCCGTCGAGTACAGCGGTATCGTCGAGGACGTAACGGAGCGCTACGCCGCCCAGGTCAACCAGGAGCGGCTGACGCATCTGCTCGATGCCTCGCCGGACATCGTGTCGATTGCCGATGCCGAGCATCGCGTGGTCTACCTCAACAAGGCCGGGCGGGAGCTGCTGGGTATTCTCCCCGAGGCCTTGTCGGAAGCGCTGGCCGCCGTTCACCCGCTGTGGGCGCGGCGGCTGATCCAGGAGAAGGGCATCCCCTATGCCATCGAACACGGCCACTGGTATGCGGAGACGGCGGTGCTTGGGCGCGGGGGGGAAATCCCCGTCTCGCAGCTGATCGTCACCCGCCGCGACGAGAACGGTGACATCGAGAGCATTGCCACCATCATGCGCGACATCAGCCAGGCCAAGCGCTACCAGGCCGAGCTCGAATACCACGCCGGCCACGACCCGCTGACCGGCGCGGTCAACCGCAACCGCTTCATCGACCTGCTGGCGCGCGAGCGGCAGGAGGCCCGTCGCAACGGCCGCGCCTTGAGCCTGGTCATGTTCGACATCGACCACTTCAAGCGCGTCAACGACAGCTTCGGCCACAGCGTGGGCGACATGGTGCTGGGCCGGCTGGTTCATACCTGCAGCGCCTTGCTGCGCGAAGTGGACGTGCTGGCGCGCTGGGGCGGTGAAGAGTTCATGCTGCTGCTGCCGGGGACGCCGCTGGCCGGTGCCGTGACGCTGGCCGAGCGCCTGCGCCTGGCGGTCGAGGAGGAGGACTTCAGTCCGGTGCCGGGCATTACCAGCAGTTTCGGTGTCGCCGAGCTCAGCCCCGACGAGCCGGAATCCCAGTGCTACAAGCGTCTCGACGAGGCGCTCTATCGCGCCAAGGCCGGCGGGCGTAACCGAGTGTGCGTGGCTGACCTACTCGACGACCTCAGCGAAAAGTGCGGGGTTCGATGA
- a CDS encoding site-2 protease family protein encodes MAGPAEAVKLAEKRRLTMFKSVLVIGHFRGIRLEVHISWLIIFVLLLTTMSAGFQNQHPGWAVTTAVITALVTALLFFASILAHELGHSLVAIHRGVLVTAITLFIFGGVAQMDRDPDKANDEFWIAIAGPIVSFVLAGAFGLLAAITSGWYQPVPVALGWLATINLLVAVFNLIPGFPLDGGRVLRAVVWKLTNDAGKANETAFASGKLVAYGLFGLAVWNMVVGNLVGGLWILLIAWFLLNMTQAQSRMYLLKERLAGVRARDLADPDVPLVTGQRPVEAWLYQDVLPSGRRAFLVSRDTAHVEGLVSLSDARRVAQAQWPETRVADIMTPADKLYHVPPGAKADEILQLLNEHGLNQIPVMENGRVSGWIDRQRLLRTIEVHLEIKR; translated from the coding sequence TTGGCCGGCCCCGCCGAAGCGGTCAAACTGGCCGAAAAGAGGAGGCTCACGATGTTCAAGTCCGTTCTGGTCATCGGTCATTTCCGCGGGATTCGCCTGGAAGTCCACATCAGTTGGCTGATCATCTTCGTCCTGTTGCTGACGACGATGAGTGCGGGATTCCAGAACCAGCATCCCGGCTGGGCCGTCACCACGGCTGTCATCACCGCATTGGTTACCGCTCTGCTGTTCTTTGCCTCCATCCTTGCCCATGAGCTGGGACACAGTCTCGTGGCGATACATCGAGGTGTTCTCGTTACGGCCATCACTCTGTTTATCTTCGGCGGCGTCGCGCAGATGGACCGCGATCCGGACAAGGCGAACGACGAGTTCTGGATCGCCATCGCTGGGCCGATCGTCAGCTTCGTTCTGGCAGGCGCTTTCGGCTTGCTTGCGGCAATCACTAGCGGCTGGTATCAGCCGGTTCCCGTTGCCCTGGGATGGCTGGCGACGATCAACCTGCTGGTGGCCGTCTTCAACCTGATACCAGGCTTCCCACTCGACGGCGGAAGGGTCTTGAGAGCCGTGGTGTGGAAGCTGACCAATGACGCCGGCAAGGCAAACGAAACGGCCTTCGCCAGCGGAAAGCTGGTCGCCTACGGACTGTTCGGACTGGCCGTGTGGAACATGGTGGTGGGCAATCTCGTCGGCGGGCTGTGGATCCTGCTGATCGCCTGGTTCCTGCTCAACATGACCCAGGCACAGAGTCGCATGTACCTGCTGAAGGAGCGACTGGCCGGCGTGCGGGCTCGAGACCTGGCCGACCCCGACGTGCCATTGGTGACGGGGCAACGCCCGGTCGAGGCGTGGCTGTACCAGGACGTGCTGCCTTCAGGGCGCCGAGCCTTCCTGGTCAGTCGCGATACCGCTCACGTGGAGGGGCTGGTCTCTCTGAGCGATGCACGCCGGGTGGCGCAAGCGCAGTGGCCCGAGACACGAGTGGCGGATATCATGACCCCTGCCGACAAGCTTTATCATGTGCCCCCCGGCGCCAAGGCCGACGAGATATTGCAACTGCTCAACGAGCACGGCCTGAACCAAATCCCCGTCATGGAGAACGGGCGTGTCAGTGGCTGGATCGACCGTCAGCGTCTGCTGCGCACCATCGAAGTCCATCTGGAAATCAAGCGCTGA
- a CDS encoding M20/M25/M40 family metallo-hydrolase, giving the protein MPSKRMQGVEEREAGRTVKRRHSRLMALLGALALVVFVALASGYWLMLSMPGGSFRDEPAPLKEEGEALRERLHAHVRILSEEIGERHYWRPDALRAAGDYVERAFEAAGHRPRRQAVPTGSRTFHNIEVVLPGGLLADEVLVVGAHYDTVRGSPGADDNASGVAVLIELARLLQNAELDRTLRLVAFVNEEIPFFGSRAMGSLYYARQASAEGMDIVGMISLEMLGYFSSEPNSQAYPFPLSHFYPDRGEFLAFVSNLESRSLLHRTIGAFRRHAEIPSEGLVAPPQLGDIRRSDHWAFWESGVPAIMLTDTANFRNPHYHRPSDTHDRLDYPAMARLTEALVATLEALARR; this is encoded by the coding sequence ATGCCGTCGAAACGCATGCAAGGGGTGGAGGAGCGCGAAGCGGGCCGAACGGTGAAGCGCAGGCACTCGCGCCTGATGGCGCTGCTGGGAGCACTGGCGCTGGTCGTCTTCGTGGCGCTGGCGAGTGGCTACTGGCTGATGCTGTCCATGCCGGGGGGTTCCTTTCGCGATGAGCCCGCCCCGTTGAAGGAGGAGGGCGAGGCCCTGCGTGAACGGCTCCATGCTCACGTGCGCATCCTGTCCGAGGAGATCGGCGAACGCCACTACTGGCGGCCGGATGCCTTGCGGGCCGCAGGCGACTATGTCGAGCGCGCCTTCGAGGCGGCTGGGCACCGGCCGCGGCGGCAGGCCGTACCGACGGGTAGCCGGACGTTCCATAACATCGAGGTGGTCCTGCCTGGCGGGCTGCTGGCCGACGAGGTGCTGGTGGTCGGCGCGCACTACGATACGGTGCGCGGCAGCCCCGGTGCCGATGACAATGCCTCCGGCGTGGCGGTGCTGATCGAGCTGGCACGTCTCCTGCAGAATGCCGAGCTCGATCGCACCTTGCGCCTGGTGGCGTTCGTCAACGAGGAAATTCCGTTCTTCGGCAGCAGGGCCATGGGCAGCCTGTACTACGCGCGGCAGGCCAGCGCCGAAGGGATGGATATCGTGGGCATGATCTCACTGGAAATGCTCGGCTATTTCAGCAGCGAGCCGAACAGCCAGGCCTATCCGTTCCCGCTGAGCCACTTCTATCCCGACCGGGGGGAGTTTCTCGCCTTCGTCAGCAACCTGGAGTCGCGCAGCCTGCTGCATCGGACCATCGGCGCCTTTCGCCGGCACGCCGAGATTCCCTCCGAGGGGCTGGTGGCGCCGCCGCAGCTCGGTGACATACGCCGCTCGGACCACTGGGCCTTCTGGGAGTCGGGGGTTCCCGCCATCATGCTGACCGATACCGCCAATTTCCGTAACCCTCACTATCACCGCCCCAGCGATACACACGACCGCCTCGACTATCCCGCCATGGCCAGGCTCACCGAAGCGCTGGTGGCCACGCTCGAGGCCTTGGCCAGGCGCTGA
- a CDS encoding aminoacyl-tRNA deacylase: MAIPATLREYLRACDIDYEEVKHVREVSASRVAQQSHITGEQLAKAVMLHGSSGYRIAVLPSTCDADLDSLSQLFDEPVELATEDEIVSRFRDCDPGATSPVGQAYGLQVYVDDMLRHQPDIYFDAGDHETLLHMSGNEFEKLMGNSPHGQFSRHH; encoded by the coding sequence ATGGCTATCCCGGCAACCCTACGGGAGTACTTGAGAGCCTGTGACATCGATTACGAGGAGGTCAAGCACGTCCGTGAAGTCAGCGCCAGCCGCGTTGCCCAGCAATCCCACATCACCGGCGAGCAGCTCGCCAAGGCCGTCATGCTACACGGCAGTTCGGGCTACCGGATCGCCGTGCTGCCCAGTACCTGCGATGCCGACCTCGACAGCCTTTCCCAGCTGTTCGACGAACCGGTGGAGCTGGCCACGGAAGATGAGATCGTCAGCCGCTTTCGCGACTGCGACCCCGGCGCCACCAGCCCCGTGGGCCAGGCGTACGGCCTGCAGGTCTACGTCGACGACATGCTGCGCCACCAGCCCGACATCTATTTCGATGCCGGCGATCACGAAACGCTGCTGCACATGAGCGGCAACGAGTTCGAGAAGCTGATGGGCAACAGTCCGCACGGTCAGTTCAGCCGCCACCACTGA
- a CDS encoding glutathione S-transferase family protein, protein MIDLWTWTTPNGRKVSILLEELGLPYRIHAVDITQGEQHEPAFVAVSPNHKIPAIRDDETGIALMESGAIMIYLAEKAGRFLPSEPEKRYRALEWLMWQMGGLGPFLGQAHHFLHFNPGEAPYAERRFHNEAKRLYRVMDARLADNSYLAGDDYTIADMACWPWVSRYEWQRIDLADYPSVRRWYVEIASRPAVQHGYQVPKKVNEIPLP, encoded by the coding sequence ATGATCGACCTCTGGACCTGGACCACTCCCAACGGACGCAAGGTCTCCATCCTGCTCGAGGAACTGGGCCTGCCCTACCGCATCCACGCCGTGGACATCACCCAGGGCGAGCAGCACGAGCCGGCCTTCGTCGCGGTCAGCCCCAACCACAAGATTCCCGCCATTCGCGATGACGAGACCGGCATCGCCCTGATGGAGTCGGGCGCCATCATGATCTATCTGGCCGAGAAGGCCGGGCGCTTCCTGCCCAGCGAGCCGGAGAAGCGCTACCGCGCCCTGGAGTGGCTGATGTGGCAGATGGGCGGCCTCGGCCCCTTCCTCGGCCAGGCCCACCATTTCCTGCACTTCAATCCCGGCGAGGCACCCTATGCCGAAAGGCGCTTTCACAATGAGGCCAAGCGGCTCTACCGCGTCATGGACGCACGCCTGGCCGATAATTCCTACCTGGCCGGCGACGACTACACCATCGCCGACATGGCCTGCTGGCCCTGGGTGTCGCGCTACGAATGGCAGCGCATCGATCTCGCCGACTATCCCAGCGTCAGGCGCTGGTACGTCGAGATCGCCAGCCGCCCGGCGGTTCAGCACGGCTATCAGGTGCCGAAGAAGGTCAACGAGATCCCCCTGCCATGA
- a CDS encoding peptidylprolyl isomerase produces MARATARHILVNDEAKCEALKAEIEGGRDFADVAREHSTCPSGRQGGDLGSFGPGQMVREFDEVVFSGELNKVHGPVKTQFGYHLLEITSRS; encoded by the coding sequence ATGGCCAGGGCAACGGCACGGCATATTCTGGTAAACGATGAAGCGAAGTGCGAGGCCCTCAAGGCCGAGATCGAGGGCGGCCGCGACTTCGCCGACGTGGCGCGCGAACACTCCACCTGCCCTTCGGGCCGCCAGGGTGGCGACCTGGGCAGCTTCGGCCCGGGCCAGATGGTGCGCGAGTTCGACGAAGTGGTGTTCTCCGGCGAGCTGAACAAGGTGCACGGTCCGGTGAAGACCCAGTTCGGCTATCATCTGCTGGAGATCACCAGCCGCAGCTGA